CTCGGAAATATGTTAGCGGATTTAATCGAAGATAAGACAGATTTAGAAGTCGAACGTCAATTGAACCTCGGTGGAACGAAAGTCGCTTACGGGGCGCTTGAAAAAGGGGAAATCGACGCGTATGTCGAGTACACAGGTACTTTGTTGATCGACGTGCTCAAGCAAGACGTCGAGACGGATCCAGAAACAGTTTATGCCAAAGTCGGGAAGATGATTCCTGAGAAAAGTCAAGTCGATGTCCTTGATCCAATCGGTTTCAACAATACGTATGCGCTTGCCATGACGAAAGAAGATATCGAAAAATATGACTTGAAGACGGTATCCGATATGTCAAAAGTCAGTGATCGTTTGATTCTCGGATCAACAATCGAATTCGCGAATCGGGAAGATGGTTATCTTGGTTTGAAGAAAAAGTATCCGGACATGAAATTCCAAGATGTACAACCCGTCGATGGAGGACTCCGTTATACAGCGCTGACGAATGGTCGGACGAACGTCATCGACAGCTTCTCGACAGACGGTTTGTTACAAAAATTCGATTTGACGGTACTAGAGGACGATAAGAAATTCTTCCCACCATACTATGCAGTACCGCTTGTTCGTCAAGAAACACTCGAAGAACATCCAGAACTGAAAAAAGTCCTCAACACATTGAAGGATAAAATCACGGATGAAAAGATGCAAGAATTGAACTACAAAGCAGATGTCGAGAAACAGCGTCCTGAAAAAGTCGCGCGTGATTTCTTGATTGAAGAAGGATTGATCTCCAAATAAACAGGTAGAGCCGAGGCGGGAATCCGCTTCGGCTCTTTTTTATGCGCGCTGACGCGCTATATCGTTTTGGAAAATACGTAATCAAGTGATTAAATTATTTTTTGATGCGACTAGCGAGCCAAGCGCGAACAGTGCGTTGCTGAATCATACACGTTCTTCCTCTCGGTTTAATGTTCCGAGGCGGTGCTCGGCATCCTTAACGATACGTGCTTGAATCTCGACTGTCAACCAATCTGTTTCCGTTTCAGGTAACGTCGGCAAACCGTAACTTGGGTTATTCGTAGATGAAAATAAATCAGACATGATGCGTTCTTCGTATACTGGAATCATGTAAAATCCCCTCTCTGTGTCTTGATTCATCTCTTACACCTCTAGTGTACGAAAGGATTGTAAAGACGGAAGAGGGGAGGTGTTAAGAAGTCGTGAACTTTGTAAACGTTTTCACAAACTTGTCAAATCATCTTCAATGGCTTCGCAACTTGCCGTGTATTGTTGACCCCGTTTGACATATTTTCGTACTGTTCGTTCCATGATGAATCGATCATGGTCACTGATATCCCGGACGATTTTGGCGGGGACACCCATGACCATCGCGCCTGCAGGCACCTTCATTTTTGGCGGAACAAGACTTCCTGCAGCGACAAATGCACCTTCTCCGATCTCGGCTTCATCGAGAATTGTCGCTGACATCCCAATCAGTGCTCCTTTTCGGATGATTCCACCATGAATCATCGCCATATGACCAATTGTCACCTCATCTTCAATGATGGTCGGATACCCTTCATACTGATGAATCATCGAACCATCTTGAATGTTGACACGTTCCCCAATGTGAATCGGACCTTCAT
This region of Exiguobacterium acetylicum DSM 20416 genomic DNA includes:
- a CDS encoding gamma carbonic anhydrase family protein, translated to MKYRVGSLVPNIDPSVYLADGSKVIGEVTIGKDSSVWFNTVIRGDEGPIHIGERVNIQDGSMIHQYEGYPTIIEDEVTIGHMAMIHGGIIRKGALIGMSATILDEAEIGEGAFVAAGSLVPPKMKVPAGAMVMGVPAKIVRDISDHDRFIMERTVRKYVKRGQQYTASCEAIEDDLTSL